In Streptomyces nodosus, one DNA window encodes the following:
- a CDS encoding FAD-dependent oxidoreductase: MLHIAVVGSGPSGVYTAQSLVEQDPEVRVDVLDRLPCPYGLVRYGVAPDHEKIKSLQNNLRAVMEHERIRFLGGVEVGADGVSPARLRELYHAVVYCVGAATDRHLGIPGEELPGSWSATEFVSWYSAHPDSVAHGFVHGARTAVVIGVGNVAVDVTRMLAREAAELSPTDMPQGALAALADSKITEIQMVGRRGPSQARFTTKELRELGALPDTEVVVDEAEAALDPAYVDPSGLPAVQRRNVEVLRGWAAAPPRRAPRRIRLRFFLRPVELLAEGGRVGAVRFERTVPDGQGGVTGTGRYEDIEAQVVLRSVGYRGVPLTGLPFDAASGTVPHRAGRVLRDGAVAPGEYVAGWIKRGPTGVIGTNRPCAKETAASLLEDAPSLVARAVPGDPLAALRADGVAPVEWAGWQSIERAEAELGASLGRGVVKLPDWQSLRAAASDHAP; the protein is encoded by the coding sequence GTGCTGCATATCGCCGTCGTCGGCTCCGGGCCCAGCGGGGTCTACACCGCTCAGAGCCTTGTGGAGCAGGATCCAGAGGTACGCGTCGACGTCCTCGACCGTCTGCCGTGCCCGTACGGTCTCGTGCGGTACGGCGTGGCACCCGACCACGAGAAGATCAAGTCGCTGCAGAACAATCTGCGCGCGGTCATGGAACACGAGCGGATCCGGTTCCTCGGCGGCGTCGAGGTGGGCGCGGACGGGGTGTCACCGGCCCGGCTGCGCGAGCTGTACCACGCGGTGGTCTACTGCGTGGGTGCCGCGACCGACCGGCACCTCGGCATCCCCGGCGAGGAACTGCCCGGCAGCTGGTCGGCGACCGAGTTCGTGTCCTGGTACAGCGCGCACCCGGACTCCGTGGCCCACGGCTTTGTGCACGGCGCCCGCACGGCCGTGGTGATCGGCGTCGGAAACGTCGCGGTCGACGTGACCCGGATGCTGGCGCGCGAAGCGGCGGAGCTGAGCCCCACCGACATGCCGCAGGGGGCGCTCGCCGCACTGGCCGACAGCAAGATCACCGAGATTCAGATGGTGGGGCGGCGCGGCCCCTCGCAGGCCCGTTTCACCACCAAGGAGCTGCGCGAACTCGGCGCGCTGCCGGACACCGAGGTGGTCGTGGACGAGGCGGAGGCGGCGCTCGATCCGGCCTACGTCGACCCCTCCGGGCTGCCGGCCGTCCAGCGCCGCAATGTCGAGGTGCTGCGCGGCTGGGCCGCCGCACCGCCACGGCGCGCCCCGCGCCGGATCAGGCTCCGCTTCTTTCTGCGCCCGGTCGAACTCCTCGCCGAGGGCGGCCGGGTGGGCGCGGTGCGGTTCGAACGGACGGTCCCCGACGGACAGGGCGGGGTCACGGGCACCGGGCGGTACGAGGACATCGAGGCACAGGTGGTACTGCGCTCGGTCGGCTATCGCGGAGTGCCGCTGACCGGACTGCCGTTCGACGCGGCAAGCGGCACCGTGCCGCATCGGGCGGGGCGGGTGCTGCGCGACGGGGCCGTCGCTCCGGGCGAGTATGTGGCCGGGTGGATCAAGCGGGGCCCGACGGGCGTCATCGGCACGAACCGGCCGTGCGCCAAGGAGACGGCGGCCTCACTGCTGGAGGACGCGCCCTCGCTCGTGGCACGCGCCGTTCCCGGCGATCCGCTCGCGGCCCTGAGGGCGGACGGGGTGGCGCCCGTCGAATGGGCGGGGTGGCAGTCGATCGAACGGGCCGAGGCGGAACTGGGGGCGTCGCTCGGCCGAGGGGTGGTCAAGCTGCCGGACTGGCAGTCCCTCCGGGCCGCCGCGAGCGACCACGCACCGTAG
- a CDS encoding uracil-DNA glycosylase, whose translation MAPRPLHEIVEPGWAKALEPVAGRVAEMGDFLRAEITAGRTYLPAGPNVLRAFQQPFDEVRVLIVGQDPYPTPGHAVGLSFSVAPEVRPLPGSLINIFRELNTDLGLPQPSNGDLTPWTQQGVLLLNRALTTAPRRPAAHRGKGWEEVTEQAIRALAARGKPLVSILWGRDARNLRPLLGELPSVESAHPSPMSADRGFFGSRPFSRANDLLIRQGAQPVDWRLP comes from the coding sequence GTGGCACCACGACCGTTGCATGAGATCGTCGAACCCGGCTGGGCGAAGGCCCTCGAGCCCGTGGCCGGAAGAGTCGCCGAGATGGGGGACTTCCTGCGTGCGGAGATCACCGCCGGGCGCACCTACCTCCCGGCGGGACCGAACGTCCTACGGGCCTTCCAGCAGCCCTTCGACGAGGTCCGCGTCCTGATCGTCGGCCAGGACCCCTATCCCACACCGGGGCACGCGGTGGGGCTGTCGTTCTCGGTCGCCCCGGAGGTACGACCGCTGCCGGGCAGTCTGATCAACATCTTCCGGGAGCTGAACACCGATCTGGGCCTGCCCCAGCCGTCCAACGGCGACCTCACTCCCTGGACCCAGCAGGGCGTGCTGTTGCTCAACAGAGCGCTCACCACGGCCCCGCGCCGTCCTGCGGCACACCGCGGCAAGGGCTGGGAGGAGGTCACCGAGCAGGCCATAAGGGCCCTGGCCGCGCGCGGAAAGCCGCTGGTGTCCATCCTGTGGGGGCGTGACGCCCGCAATCTGCGGCCGTTGCTCGGCGAGTTGCCGTCGGTCGAGTCGGCGCACCCGTCCCCGATGTCCGCGGACCGGGGCTTCTTCGGCTCACGTCCGTTCAGCCGGGCCAACGACCTGCTGATCAGACAGGGCGCACAGCCGGTGGACTGGCGTCTGCCGTGA
- a CDS encoding N-acetylglucosamine kinase, protein MPTAGGRGPVPEAVLAVDSGGSGLRVALVPLGGPASASAPLASGEPVRTGARGIDAGHLLEQLLPMARRLLMNAGGATVPTIAIGAAGMATLGDDLRATLPRALAHELGVRRIALAADAVTAYAGALGERPGAVIAAGTGVIALGTDLGSWHRADGWGHLLGDCGSGAWIGRAGLEAALRAHDGRPGGSESLLARAEAVFGPADALPGALYPRTDRPAVLASFAPEVASCSADDPVAAGILAAAARHLAESAATVCPATDEPLVALTGGLFHLGEPLLGPLREELTRCLPRARRVPAQGNPLDGAVRIALALAADDLKLPCDGRMLHLATDGGG, encoded by the coding sequence ATGCCCACGGCGGGCGGGCGGGGCCCCGTGCCCGAAGCCGTGCTCGCCGTGGACTCCGGGGGGTCCGGTCTACGGGTCGCCCTGGTCCCGCTCGGCGGTCCGGCCTCCGCGTCCGCCCCGCTCGCCTCGGGGGAGCCGGTCCGTACGGGGGCCCGCGGTATCGACGCGGGGCATCTGCTGGAGCAACTTCTGCCGATGGCACGGCGGTTGCTAATGAACGCGGGCGGAGCCACGGTGCCAACCATCGCGATCGGGGCGGCCGGCATGGCCACCCTGGGCGACGATCTGCGGGCCACGCTCCCCCGGGCGCTGGCCCATGAGCTCGGTGTCCGCAGGATCGCGCTGGCCGCGGACGCCGTGACCGCCTACGCCGGCGCGCTCGGGGAGCGCCCGGGTGCGGTGATCGCGGCCGGCACCGGGGTGATCGCGCTGGGCACGGACCTGGGGAGCTGGCACCGGGCGGACGGCTGGGGGCATCTGCTGGGCGACTGCGGCAGCGGTGCCTGGATCGGACGTGCCGGTCTCGAGGCGGCGCTGCGTGCCCATGACGGCCGGCCCGGGGGCTCGGAGAGTCTGCTGGCGCGGGCGGAGGCGGTGTTCGGCCCGGCCGACGCGCTGCCCGGCGCGCTGTATCCGCGTACCGACCGGCCCGCGGTGCTGGCCTCCTTCGCGCCCGAGGTCGCCTCCTGCTCCGCCGACGACCCGGTGGCGGCCGGCATCCTGGCTGCCGCGGCCCGGCATCTGGCCGAGTCGGCGGCCACCGTGTGCCCTGCCACGGACGAGCCCCTGGTCGCCCTCACCGGGGGCCTGTTCCATCTGGGTGAGCCCCTTCTCGGTCCGCTGCGGGAGGAGTTGACGCGGTGCCTCCCCCGGGCGCGCCGGGTCCCCGCACAGGGCAATCCGCTGGATGGTGCCGTACGCATCGCACTGGCTCTCGCCGCCGATGATCTCAAACTACCCTGCGACGGACGGATGCTGCATCTCGCGACCGACGGGGGCGGCTGA
- a CDS encoding sirohydrochlorin chelatase yields MSSPTGPASGLPVRMPRPRQPGRHRRPEPLAAPEGAPALVLVVPGTPSADTRSLAEEVVSIARSELPGLDARIAYLDGDDSEFPTLQSVLAHTSEERTARYEQAVAAGTEAKEPEGPAAVVVPLLAGPDSALLRRIRQAVMDSRVAAELTDVLGPHPLLAEALHVRLSEAGLARADRARLFTVATAADGIILASVGGDEAVQAAGITGMLLAARLAVPVIAAALDQEGSIANVAEELRSSGSQQLALAPYLIGPELEAGLLDAAAEEADCAVAEALGPYPAIGKLALAKYMTALGIAPQQPQGTPAH; encoded by the coding sequence ATGAGCTCCCCCACTGGGCCGGCATCCGGCCTGCCTGTACGAATGCCGAGACCGCGTCAGCCCGGGCGACACCGTCGCCCGGAACCTTTGGCGGCTCCCGAGGGCGCGCCCGCACTCGTCCTCGTGGTGCCGGGCACTCCCAGCGCCGACACGCGCAGCCTGGCCGAGGAGGTCGTGAGCATCGCGCGTTCCGAGCTGCCCGGCCTCGATGCCCGGATCGCCTATCTGGACGGGGACGACTCCGAGTTCCCCACGCTGCAGTCGGTCCTCGCGCACACCTCCGAGGAGCGCACCGCCCGCTATGAGCAGGCCGTCGCCGCCGGTACGGAGGCCAAGGAGCCCGAGGGTCCCGCCGCCGTGGTGGTACCGCTGCTGGCAGGGCCGGACAGCGCGCTGCTGCGCCGGATCCGCCAGGCCGTCATGGACAGCCGTGTCGCGGCCGAGCTGACCGATGTGCTCGGCCCGCACCCGCTGCTCGCCGAGGCGCTGCACGTACGCCTGTCCGAGGCCGGTCTGGCCCGTGCCGACCGCGCCCGCCTGTTCACCGTGGCCACCGCCGCGGACGGCATCATCCTCGCCTCCGTGGGAGGCGACGAGGCCGTTCAGGCTGCCGGGATCACGGGCATGCTGCTGGCCGCCCGGCTGGCCGTGCCGGTGATCGCGGCCGCGCTGGACCAGGAGGGCTCGATCGCGAACGTCGCCGAGGAGCTGCGCTCCTCGGGTTCGCAGCAGCTGGCGCTCGCGCCGTATCTGATCGGCCCCGAGCTGGAGGCCGGGCTGCTGGACGCCGCCGCCGAGGAGGCGGACTGTGCCGTCGCCGAGGCGCTCGGCCCGTACCCGGCCATCGGCAAGCTGGCGCTGGCCAAGTACATGACGGCGCTGGGGATCGCCCCGCAGCAGCCGCAGGGCACGCCGGCCCACTGA
- a CDS encoding FUSC family protein: MFTAPDPGLFRLRTSLRAVLGIGLAVALCETAGLSLPASITGGLAALLALFTVADRTVRGQALTTALLPVAGLPVLALATTVHELPAVRDTAWLAVVFAGVYARRWGPRGHALGVFAFMMFFTAQFLHATADRMPELFASVALSLAAASTVRFGLWCVERRTPSPAAPAPLGGRGLARPATRQAFQVTAACAFAVAVGQVASHDRWYWAVGTAWWIFVNTASRGETLVRGFRRLLGTVTGIVAGLLIAVPLHGAPAPTAALIAVCVFGIFYTAAPSYSWMMFFVTVMAGLLYGLLGVLHPGLLGLRVVETGIGALGATLAVTLVLPITTHAVTDQWVRRALHAVHDCTAVATRRLAGDTGADPALPVTELEALLGRVRLALAPLVHPLNPLRVRKERARRVLALLDECALRTRGLAAVAADQDASHDARLTAACRRVETALEALLGAVPERALTARASAPGHHPGAEQALGHLHGLEHALLALAAPLSGSSPSRA; the protein is encoded by the coding sequence ATGTTCACGGCTCCTGACCCGGGGCTGTTCCGGCTGCGGACCTCCTTGCGCGCGGTCCTCGGCATCGGCCTGGCCGTGGCCCTGTGCGAGACGGCCGGGCTCTCCCTGCCCGCCTCGATCACGGGCGGGCTCGCGGCCCTACTCGCGCTGTTCACGGTCGCCGACCGGACCGTGCGCGGTCAGGCGCTCACCACCGCGCTGCTGCCCGTGGCCGGTCTGCCGGTGCTGGCGCTCGCGACCACGGTGCACGAGCTGCCGGCCGTGCGGGACACGGCCTGGCTCGCGGTGGTCTTCGCCGGCGTATACGCCCGGCGCTGGGGTCCGCGGGGCCATGCGCTGGGTGTGTTCGCGTTCATGATGTTCTTCACCGCCCAGTTCCTGCACGCCACCGCGGACCGGATGCCGGAACTGTTCGCGTCCGTCGCGCTGTCGCTCGCCGCCGCGTCGACGGTGCGGTTCGGCCTGTGGTGCGTCGAGCGCCGTACGCCGTCGCCCGCCGCTCCCGCCCCGCTCGGCGGACGTGGCCTGGCCCGGCCCGCCACCCGTCAGGCCTTCCAGGTGACGGCCGCCTGCGCCTTCGCGGTCGCCGTCGGCCAGGTGGCGTCGCACGACCGCTGGTACTGGGCCGTCGGCACCGCCTGGTGGATCTTTGTGAACACCGCCTCGCGCGGCGAGACGCTGGTCCGCGGCTTCCGGCGCCTCCTCGGCACGGTGACCGGCATCGTCGCCGGACTTCTGATCGCCGTTCCGCTGCACGGCGCCCCCGCGCCCACGGCCGCGCTGATCGCGGTCTGTGTGTTCGGGATCTTCTACACGGCGGCTCCCTCGTACAGCTGGATGATGTTCTTCGTCACCGTCATGGCGGGCCTGCTGTACGGGCTCCTGGGCGTCCTGCACCCGGGGCTGCTCGGCCTGCGCGTCGTCGAGACGGGCATCGGTGCGCTGGGAGCCACGCTGGCCGTGACCCTCGTGCTGCCGATCACCACCCATGCGGTCACCGACCAGTGGGTGCGCCGGGCCCTGCACGCCGTGCACGACTGCACCGCCGTGGCGACCCGGCGGCTCGCGGGCGACACCGGGGCGGACCCCGCGCTCCCGGTGACGGAGCTGGAGGCGCTGCTGGGCCGGGTACGCCTGGCGCTCGCGCCGCTGGTGCACCCGCTGAACCCGCTGCGGGTCCGCAAGGAGCGTGCCCGCCGGGTGCTGGCCCTGCTCGACGAGTGCGCCCTGCGGACGCGTGGCCTCGCCGCCGTCGCCGCCGACCAGGACGCCTCGCACGATGCCCGGCTGACCGCCGCGTGCCGACGCGTCGAGACCGCGCTGGAGGCCCTGCTCGGCGCGGTGCCCGAGCGCGCCCTCACGGCCCGCGCAAGCGCCCCCGGCCACCACCCGGGCGCCGAGCAGGCCCTCGGCCATCTGCACGGTCTGGAGCACGCCCTGCTGGCACTGGCCGCGCCCCTGAGCGGCTCGTCGCCGTCCCGGGCCTGA
- a CDS encoding lactonase family protein, which produces MASGGGRGQRAYIGSFTTAGGRGVLTAAVDPDGGALSVLAAVDEEPDPSYLALSGDMLYAVSETDHGAVAAYRLDGDRPVLTGPPVPVGGSGPTHLSLHAGHVLTANYGSGSVTAVPLHDDGTLVDGPPAVLRHRGSGPVPERQGSPHAHQVQPDPGGRWIVSVDLGTDSVRVCALEGGALIVHRETALRPGSGPRHLAFHPDGDRAYVLNELTPTVTVCRWDGTAGLLEPVDETPVLPDGPEDEAYPSGIVASPDGRFVWAATRGPDVLSAFAVEGEELRRVATVPCGGVWPRAITLAQGFLYVANERSGDVTWFAVDPGTGVPRRSGSVEAPAASCVVLG; this is translated from the coding sequence GTGGCGAGCGGCGGCGGGCGGGGACAGCGGGCGTACATCGGCTCGTTCACGACGGCGGGAGGGCGCGGCGTTCTCACGGCGGCCGTGGACCCGGACGGCGGAGCGCTGAGCGTGCTGGCCGCCGTGGACGAGGAGCCCGACCCGTCGTATCTCGCACTGTCCGGGGACATGCTGTACGCCGTCAGCGAGACGGACCACGGCGCGGTCGCCGCATACCGCCTTGACGGCGACCGGCCGGTGCTCACCGGCCCGCCCGTCCCCGTCGGCGGCAGCGGGCCCACGCATCTGAGCCTGCACGCCGGTCATGTCCTGACCGCCAACTACGGTTCGGGCAGCGTCACCGCCGTGCCGCTGCACGACGACGGCACCCTCGTGGACGGCCCGCCCGCCGTGCTCCGGCACCGGGGCTCGGGCCCGGTCCCCGAGCGGCAGGGGTCCCCGCACGCCCATCAGGTGCAGCCCGACCCCGGCGGCCGGTGGATCGTCAGCGTCGACCTGGGCACGGACTCCGTCCGGGTGTGCGCGCTGGAGGGCGGCGCCCTCATCGTGCACCGCGAGACCGCGCTGCGCCCCGGGTCGGGGCCGCGCCATCTGGCCTTCCACCCGGACGGTGACCGCGCGTACGTCCTCAACGAGCTGACCCCGACCGTCACCGTCTGCCGCTGGGACGGCACGGCCGGCCTGCTGGAACCGGTGGACGAGACGCCAGTGCTGCCGGACGGTCCCGAGGACGAGGCCTATCCGTCGGGGATCGTCGCCTCGCCCGACGGACGCTTCGTGTGGGCGGCCACACGCGGGCCGGATGTGCTCTCCGCGTTCGCGGTCGAGGGGGAGGAGCTCCGACGGGTGGCCACGGTGCCGTGCGGGGGTGTCTGGCCGCGCGCGATCACCCTGGCGCAGGGGTTTCTGTACGTCGCCAACGAGCGCTCCGGGGACGTGACCTGGTTCGCCGTGGACCCGGGGACGGGCGTGCCGAGGCGGAGCGGCTCGGTGGAGGCACCGGCGGCCTCCTGCGTCGTCCTCGGCTAG
- a CDS encoding metal-sensitive transcriptional regulator has product MDLDLAGAELRAVLNRLRRAQGQISGVIRMIEEGRDCEDVVTQLAAASRALDRAGFAIIATGLQQCLIDGEGELKSPEDREQMRARLEKLFLSLA; this is encoded by the coding sequence GTGGACCTGGACCTTGCGGGCGCCGAGCTACGAGCCGTGCTGAACCGACTGCGTCGGGCGCAGGGCCAGATATCCGGGGTGATCCGGATGATCGAGGAGGGCCGAGACTGCGAGGACGTCGTCACTCAGCTCGCCGCCGCGTCCCGCGCCCTCGACCGGGCGGGCTTCGCGATCATCGCGACCGGCCTGCAGCAGTGCCTGATCGACGGCGAGGGCGAGCTCAAGTCGCCCGAGGACCGCGAGCAGATGCGGGCCCGGCTGGAAAAGCTGTTCCTGTCGCTGGCATAG